In Halogeometricum sp. S1BR25-6, a single genomic region encodes these proteins:
- a CDS encoding ABC transporter permease, whose protein sequence is MSNDSLGGIGFGGDLPWRRIVVGAAALGLVVLAVAGLLAPESDAGRLLDILTAQSTLAATLRLSVPIAFAALGGIFAEKSGVINIGLEGLLIIAAFSGVYLADVTGSAWMGVLGGVVASTVLAALFAVVCIEFQADQIIAGLAVWLIALGLAPFASQVVYGGPNTTSVETVGTLTIPVLSEIPFFGALFNATPFVYLMFVAVALSWYVINRTTFGRWVRASGENPKALDTAGVDVHHVRYAAVLLSGVLAGVGGAALSLSLGQFTGNGPTMVNGKGFIAIVAYLFGNYNPVGAFLSTVLFAGLDALQLTLQARDVFDIPQPLVRTIPYLTVIVVLALFGRTRTPAAAGDHYESGDD, encoded by the coding sequence ATGAGTAACGACTCGCTCGGCGGCATCGGCTTCGGCGGCGACCTGCCGTGGCGCCGCATCGTCGTCGGCGCCGCGGCCCTCGGCCTCGTCGTCCTCGCTGTCGCCGGCCTCCTCGCCCCCGAGTCCGACGCCGGCCGACTGCTCGACATCCTGACGGCGCAGAGCACGCTCGCGGCGACGCTCCGCCTCTCAGTTCCCATCGCGTTCGCGGCGCTGGGCGGCATCTTCGCGGAGAAGAGCGGCGTCATCAACATCGGCCTCGAAGGGCTCCTCATCATCGCGGCGTTCAGCGGCGTCTACCTCGCCGACGTCACCGGGAGCGCCTGGATGGGAGTCCTCGGCGGCGTCGTCGCGAGCACGGTCCTCGCGGCGCTGTTCGCCGTCGTCTGCATCGAGTTCCAGGCCGACCAGATCATCGCCGGCCTCGCCGTCTGGCTCATCGCGCTCGGACTCGCGCCGTTCGCCTCGCAGGTGGTGTACGGCGGGCCGAACACGACCAGCGTCGAGACGGTGGGCACGCTGACGATTCCCGTGCTCTCGGAGATTCCGTTCTTCGGCGCGCTGTTCAACGCGACGCCGTTCGTCTACCTGATGTTCGTCGCCGTCGCCCTCTCGTGGTACGTCATCAACCGGACGACGTTCGGCCGCTGGGTCCGCGCGAGCGGCGAGAACCCGAAGGCGCTCGACACGGCCGGCGTCGACGTCCACCACGTGCGGTACGCGGCCGTGCTGCTGTCGGGCGTCCTCGCGGGCGTCGGCGGCGCGGCGCTCTCGCTGAGCCTCGGGCAGTTCACGGGCAACGGGCCGACGATGGTCAACGGCAAGGGGTTCATCGCCATCGTCGCTTACCTGTTCGGCAACTACAACCCGGTCGGCGCGTTCCTCTCGACGGTGCTGTTCGCCGGTCTCGACGCCCTGCAGTTGACGCTGCAGGCGCGGGACGTGTTCGACATCCCGCAACCGCTCGTTCGAACCATCCCCTACCTGACGGTCATCGTCGTCCTCGCGCTGTTCGGGCGGACGCGCACCCCGGCGGCCGCGGGCGACCACTACGAGTCCGGCGACGACTGA
- a CDS encoding inositol monophosphatase family protein — MTDRATVAEESAAAGADVAMGMFEEDIETEEKTSKTDVVSEADAAAQDEILDVIGEHYPDDVVVGEEGDTPKEAPEEGDAWIVDPIDGTSNYLHGFTAWCQAVAAVRDAEPVAAAVTRPAVGHTFVADEDSFRKNGEETTVSDETDPERFVVSPTLKVDDDNRGQYMSVIETCFEELGDMRRIGSAQVTFAMVAAGSIDAALGIGQAHPWDTVAGVHMIRAAGGTVTDLDGNRWRHDSDGILASNGEAHEDVLEMLGF; from the coding sequence ATGACTGATAGAGCGACGGTCGCCGAGGAGTCGGCGGCCGCAGGCGCGGACGTGGCGATGGGGATGTTCGAAGAGGACATCGAGACCGAAGAGAAGACCTCGAAGACGGACGTCGTGAGCGAGGCGGACGCCGCCGCGCAGGACGAGATACTCGACGTCATCGGCGAGCACTACCCCGATGACGTCGTCGTCGGCGAGGAGGGCGACACCCCGAAGGAGGCCCCCGAGGAGGGCGACGCCTGGATCGTCGACCCTATCGACGGCACGTCGAACTACCTCCACGGCTTCACCGCGTGGTGTCAGGCGGTGGCGGCCGTCCGCGACGCCGAACCCGTCGCCGCCGCGGTGACGCGCCCGGCCGTCGGGCACACGTTCGTCGCCGACGAGGACTCCTTCCGGAAGAACGGCGAGGAGACGACGGTGAGCGACGAGACGGACCCCGAGCGGTTCGTCGTCTCGCCGACGCTGAAGGTGGACGACGACAACCGCGGGCAGTACATGTCGGTCATCGAGACCTGTTTCGAGGAACTGGGCGACATGCGGCGCATCGGGTCGGCGCAGGTGACGTTCGCGATGGTCGCCGCGGGGTCCATCGACGCCGCCCTCGGTATCGGGCAGGCGCATCCGTGGGACACCGTCGCGGGCGTCCACATGATCCGCGCAGCGGGCGGCACCGTCACCGACTTGGACGGGAACCGCTGGCGGCACGACAGCGACGGCATCCTCGCCTCGAACGGCGAGGCCCACGAGGACGTCTTGGAGATGCTCGGCTTCTGA
- a CDS encoding phosphomannomutase has translation MELFGTAGIRGDAVTRVTPELALSVGRAVGLDAVESNRRAEVVVGRDGRTTGPALAAAAEAGLESAGADVRRAGKLPTPALAFASQGRRGIMLTASHNPPADNGIKVFVDGEEYDQNLERGVEERVAADPDSAPWGLWGDSESVDVLADYREAVTEYAREFGADPKGLNVVVDCGNGMSALGTPQVLGRLGARVVTLNGQVDGHFPGRGSKPTPETLSDLRAFLADEETEPGGDYDFGIAHDGDSDRIVVVDADGDVVHEDTVVAILAEQFVREADADDPVVVTTPNASGRIDERVRAAGGRVERVRLGALHEGIASARAAGGDVVFAAEPWKHVHPELGGWIDGVASAAVFTRLVAEQGLDALREPVTERPYRKVSVECPDEAKQAAMARVSETLPEAFPDADVDTEHGVRIERADASWALVRPSGTEPYVRVYAEADDVDAFVDAVTDVVAAAVDAAA, from the coding sequence ATGGAACTCTTCGGAACCGCCGGAATTCGGGGGGACGCGGTGACGCGCGTCACGCCCGAACTGGCGCTCTCGGTCGGTCGCGCGGTGGGTCTGGACGCGGTGGAGTCGAACAGGCGGGCGGAAGTCGTCGTCGGGCGCGACGGCCGGACGACGGGGCCGGCCCTCGCCGCCGCCGCCGAGGCGGGCCTCGAATCCGCCGGCGCCGACGTCCGCCGCGCGGGGAAACTCCCGACTCCGGCGCTCGCGTTCGCCTCGCAGGGGCGGCGCGGAATCATGCTCACCGCCTCGCACAACCCGCCAGCGGACAACGGAATCAAGGTGTTCGTCGACGGCGAGGAGTACGACCAGAACCTCGAACGAGGGGTCGAAGAGCGCGTCGCCGCCGACCCCGACTCGGCGCCGTGGGGACTGTGGGGGGACAGCGAGTCCGTCGACGTCCTCGCGGACTACCGCGAAGCCGTCACCGAGTACGCCCGCGAGTTCGGCGCCGACCCGAAGGGACTGAACGTCGTCGTCGACTGCGGCAACGGGATGTCCGCGCTGGGAACGCCGCAGGTGCTCGGCCGACTGGGGGCGCGCGTCGTCACCCTCAACGGACAGGTGGACGGCCACTTCCCCGGCCGGGGGTCGAAGCCGACGCCCGAGACGCTCTCGGACCTCCGCGCGTTCCTCGCCGACGAGGAGACCGAACCCGGCGGCGACTACGATTTCGGCATCGCCCACGACGGCGACTCCGACCGCATCGTCGTCGTCGACGCGGACGGCGACGTAGTTCACGAGGACACCGTCGTGGCCATCCTCGCCGAGCAGTTCGTGCGCGAGGCCGATGCGGACGACCCGGTGGTCGTGACGACGCCGAACGCCTCGGGCCGCATCGACGAACGCGTGCGCGCGGCGGGCGGCCGGGTCGAACGCGTCCGCCTCGGCGCCCTCCACGAGGGCATCGCGTCGGCGCGGGCCGCCGGCGGCGACGTGGTGTTCGCCGCCGAACCGTGGAAGCACGTCCACCCCGAACTCGGCGGGTGGATAGACGGCGTCGCCTCCGCGGCCGTCTTCACCCGACTCGTCGCCGAGCAGGGTCTCGACGCCCTGCGCGAACCCGTCACCGAGCGTCCCTACCGGAAAGTCAGCGTCGAGTGTCCCGACGAGGCCAAACAGGCCGCCATGGCGCGCGTCTCCGAGACGCTCCCCGAGGCGTTCCCCGACGCCGACGTGGACACCGAACACGGCGTCCGTATCGAACGCGCGGACGCCTCGTGGGCGCTCGTCCGCCCATCGGGCACCGAACCGTACGTCCGGGTGTACGCCGAGGCCGACGACGTGGACGCGTTCGTCGACGCCGTCACCGACGTGGTGGCGGCGGCCGTCGACGCGGCCGCGTAA
- a CDS encoding ABC transporter ATP-binding protein: protein MPPAVRLDGITKRFPGVVANDDVDLTVESGTVHALLGENGAGKTTLMNVLYGLYEPTEGTVYLDGEAHDFDSPRDAIDAGVGMIHQHFMLVDPMTVAENITLGNEPRKWGGLAVDRARAREEVTDLSERYGFDVDPDARIEDVSVGVQQRVEILKALYRGADVLILDEPTAVLTPQEVEELFVVLEELTAQGKTIIFITHKLGEALEAADEVTVLRNGKNVGSLPTAETDREELATLMVGREVLMQFDKPPASPGETVLSVRNVGVEDERGVDVVDDVSFDVRGGEVFGIAGVDGNGQSELVEAVTGLREQTAGSVSFEGQPIDDWSRRRRIREGMAYIPEDRQERGLVMDFDLVGNAILGSQHRAPFAESGRIDWGRSREHAEDVIERYDVRPPNADAEAHSFSGGNQQKFIVGREFERDPSLVVATHPTRGVDIGSTEFIHERLLDLRDDGRGILLVSSKLDEVQGLSDRLAVMYEGELMDVVDPETVTEEELGLLMAGQYPDSYERAAVADDAAASADADADDAANTNVAGERS from the coding sequence ATGCCACCAGCGGTCCGACTCGACGGGATAACCAAACGGTTCCCGGGAGTCGTCGCCAACGACGACGTCGACCTCACCGTAGAGTCCGGGACGGTGCACGCGCTTCTCGGCGAGAACGGGGCCGGGAAGACCACGCTGATGAACGTCCTCTACGGCCTGTACGAACCGACCGAAGGAACGGTGTATCTCGACGGCGAGGCGCACGATTTCGACTCGCCGCGCGACGCCATCGACGCCGGGGTCGGCATGATCCACCAGCACTTCATGCTGGTCGACCCCATGACCGTCGCCGAGAACATCACCCTGGGAAACGAACCGCGGAAGTGGGGCGGCCTCGCCGTGGACCGCGCCCGCGCCCGCGAGGAGGTCACCGACCTCTCGGAGCGCTACGGCTTCGACGTCGACCCCGACGCGCGCATCGAGGACGTCTCCGTCGGCGTCCAACAGCGCGTGGAGATTCTGAAGGCGCTCTACCGCGGCGCGGACGTCCTCATCCTCGACGAACCGACGGCGGTACTGACGCCGCAGGAGGTCGAGGAACTGTTCGTCGTCCTCGAAGAACTCACCGCGCAGGGCAAGACGATAATCTTCATCACCCACAAACTCGGCGAGGCGCTCGAAGCGGCCGACGAGGTGACCGTCCTCCGCAACGGGAAGAACGTCGGGTCGCTGCCCACCGCCGAGACGGACCGCGAGGAGTTGGCGACGCTGATGGTCGGCCGCGAGGTGCTGATGCAGTTCGACAAACCGCCCGCCTCGCCCGGCGAGACGGTGCTCTCCGTCCGTAACGTCGGCGTCGAGGACGAACGCGGCGTCGACGTCGTCGACGACGTGTCGTTCGACGTGCGCGGGGGCGAGGTGTTCGGCATCGCCGGCGTCGACGGCAACGGACAGTCCGAACTCGTCGAAGCCGTCACCGGCCTCCGCGAGCAGACGGCCGGGTCCGTCTCCTTCGAGGGGCAACCGATAGACGACTGGTCGCGCCGCCGCCGCATCCGCGAGGGGATGGCCTACATCCCCGAGGACCGACAGGAGCGCGGCCTCGTGATGGACTTCGACCTCGTCGGGAACGCGATTCTCGGGAGCCAACACCGGGCGCCGTTCGCCGAGAGCGGTCGCATCGACTGGGGGCGTTCGCGCGAACACGCCGAGGACGTCATCGAACGCTACGACGTCCGGCCGCCGAACGCCGACGCGGAGGCCCACTCCTTCTCCGGCGGGAACCAGCAGAAGTTCATCGTCGGCCGCGAGTTCGAGCGCGACCCCTCGCTCGTCGTCGCCACGCACCCGACGCGCGGCGTCGACATCGGGTCGACCGAGTTCATCCACGAGCGACTGCTCGACCTGCGGGACGACGGCCGGGGCATCCTCCTCGTCTCCTCGAAACTCGACGAGGTGCAGGGGCTCTCCGACCGCCTCGCGGTCATGTACGAGGGCGAACTGATGGACGTCGTCGACCCCGAGACGGTGACCGAGGAGGAACTCGGCCTGCTGATGGCCGGCCAGTACCCCGACTCCTACGAGCGCGCCGCCGTCGCGGACGACGCGGCTGCGAGCGCGGACGCTGACGCCGACGACGCGGCGAACACGAACGTGGCGGGTGAGCGGTCGTGA
- a CDS encoding acylphosphatase — protein MSDERTRAHVFVTGTVQGVYYRASTRDAARERNLDGWVKNLDDGRVEAVFEGPADSVEEMVEWCHTGSEAAEVKSVDVDYGDPEGESGFRIEW, from the coding sequence ATGAGCGACGAGCGAACGCGCGCCCACGTCTTCGTCACCGGCACGGTGCAGGGCGTCTACTACCGAGCGAGCACGCGCGACGCCGCCCGAGAACGGAACCTCGACGGCTGGGTAAAGAACCTCGACGACGGCCGCGTGGAGGCCGTCTTCGAGGGACCCGCCGATTCGGTCGAGGAGATGGTCGAGTGGTGTCACACCGGCAGCGAGGCCGCCGAGGTGAAATCCGTCGACGTCGACTACGGCGACCCCGAGGGCGAGTCGGGGTTCAGAATCGAGTGGTAG
- a CDS encoding BMP family lipoprotein, whose amino-acid sequence MDRRRFLKATGVAGIAGLAGCSGGPTSEGDGTTAESTETSGDGESTGTGTGEESTGGSSQGTINVGMVYATGGLGDGSFNDQAQQGIQQASEEFDVQYDEAQPDSVSQFQNFQQQFASSTNPEYDLVSCIGYLQADALSQTASDYPDQRFMIVDSAVDADNVSSYVFEEHQGSFLAGVMAARLTTMEFSAGGGSTKPDEKVVGFVGGEEGDLIGKFEAGYTAGVKYVDDSIEVQSTYVGSFNEPTAGSEAAIAMYNSGADIIFHASGNTGTGVFQAAQENGNFAIGVDRAQSVTKPSYADIILGSMVKRVDTAVYTSVEAVANDSFDGGAVTTLGLEEDGVDLVYGDTLESEIPSAVKDAVSSAREEVVGGSVSVPTDPSNV is encoded by the coding sequence ATGGATAGACGGAGATTCTTAAAGGCGACGGGTGTGGCAGGTATCGCGGGGCTGGCCGGCTGTTCGGGCGGTCCCACGAGCGAGGGCGACGGAACGACCGCGGAGAGCACGGAGACGTCCGGCGACGGCGAGTCCACCGGGACCGGGACGGGCGAGGAGTCGACCGGGGGGTCGAGTCAGGGGACCATCAACGTCGGGATGGTGTACGCCACCGGCGGACTGGGCGACGGGTCGTTCAACGACCAGGCCCAGCAGGGAATCCAGCAGGCGTCCGAGGAGTTCGACGTCCAGTACGACGAGGCGCAACCCGACTCCGTCTCGCAGTTCCAGAACTTCCAGCAGCAGTTCGCCAGTTCGACCAACCCGGAGTACGACCTCGTTAGCTGTATCGGCTACCTGCAGGCCGACGCCCTCTCGCAGACCGCCTCGGACTACCCCGACCAGCGGTTCATGATCGTCGACAGCGCCGTCGACGCCGACAACGTGTCGAGCTACGTGTTCGAGGAGCACCAAGGCTCGTTCCTCGCCGGCGTCATGGCCGCGCGACTCACGACGATGGAGTTCAGCGCCGGCGGCGGGTCGACAAAACCCGACGAGAAGGTCGTCGGCTTCGTCGGCGGCGAGGAGGGCGACCTCATCGGCAAGTTCGAGGCCGGCTACACCGCCGGCGTCAAGTACGTCGACGACTCCATCGAGGTCCAGTCGACGTACGTCGGGAGCTTCAACGAACCGACGGCCGGGAGCGAGGCGGCCATCGCGATGTACAACAGCGGCGCCGACATCATCTTCCACGCCTCCGGTAACACCGGGACCGGCGTGTTCCAGGCCGCACAGGAGAACGGGAACTTCGCCATCGGCGTCGACCGCGCCCAGTCGGTCACGAAGCCGTCGTACGCGGACATCATCCTCGGCAGCATGGTCAAGCGCGTCGACACGGCGGTGTACACTTCCGTCGAGGCCGTCGCCAACGACTCGTTCGACGGCGGCGCCGTCACGACGCTCGGACTGGAGGAGGACGGGGTCGACCTCGTCTACGGCGACACGCTCGAATCGGAGATTCCGTCCGCGGTCAAAGACGCCGTCAGTTCCGCCCGCGAAGAGGTCGTCGGCGGGTCGGTCTCCGTGCCCACGGACCCCTCGAACGTCTGA
- a CDS encoding geranylgeranyl reductase family protein gives MSTTHEYDVAVVGAGTAGCYAAATIAREGLDVVVIERKTAEEAGHIACGDALKGANAFPDAIPKEQIQPAFTNTDVDHGRFEIPQEDSVLEIPVPGELAVIDRWEYGRRLIEGAERAGAEFHYDTVVQDVTQDDDGQVTGVRAKRKGDVVRYEADVTVDGAGALSLLQDKADFSEVTFDTNVSYSQFCSAYREVVEVDEPVEWSDALVFKPAEVAAGYIWYFPRTETTINAGLGFQMTEEPMKLVDDLKKDLRARPEFKNATVTDKLGAALPTRRPYDSAVAPGFVAVGDSAGHVNPTTGGGIAGAAYAGKYAGEQAVRAIGEGDVSEAALWHYNERVMDHFGARYAGLDVYNILSTAIDVNGLTGLLARLPGEKLAEALYSGTTSFGPRLIAQTAKESYGFWEEIYQFYQTKNVADDLMGHYNRYPRRPGALDGWQAERDRLMEDVYAVTGADPKY, from the coding sequence ATGAGCACGACCCACGAGTACGACGTCGCCGTCGTCGGCGCCGGCACGGCCGGGTGCTACGCCGCCGCGACCATCGCCCGCGAGGGCCTCGACGTCGTCGTCATCGAGCGAAAGACCGCCGAGGAGGCGGGACACATCGCCTGCGGCGACGCGCTGAAGGGAGCCAACGCATTCCCCGACGCCATCCCGAAAGAACAGATTCAGCCCGCGTTCACGAACACGGACGTCGACCACGGCCGCTTCGAGATTCCGCAGGAGGACTCCGTCCTCGAAATCCCGGTGCCGGGCGAACTCGCGGTCATCGACCGCTGGGAGTACGGCCGCCGCCTCATCGAGGGCGCCGAACGGGCGGGCGCGGAGTTCCACTACGACACCGTCGTCCAGGACGTGACGCAGGACGACGACGGACAGGTGACGGGCGTCCGCGCCAAGCGGAAGGGCGACGTCGTCCGGTACGAGGCCGACGTGACCGTCGACGGTGCGGGCGCGCTTTCGCTCCTGCAGGACAAGGCCGACTTCTCCGAGGTGACGTTCGACACGAACGTCTCCTACTCGCAGTTCTGCTCGGCCTACCGCGAGGTCGTCGAGGTGGACGAACCCGTCGAGTGGTCCGACGCCCTCGTGTTCAAACCCGCCGAGGTCGCCGCGGGCTACATCTGGTACTTCCCGCGGACGGAGACGACCATCAACGCCGGCCTCGGCTTCCAGATGACCGAGGAACCGATGAAACTCGTCGACGACCTGAAGAAGGACCTCCGGGCGCGACCCGAGTTCAAGAACGCGACGGTGACGGACAAACTCGGCGCGGCCCTGCCGACGCGCCGCCCCTACGACTCCGCCGTCGCCCCCGGATTCGTCGCGGTCGGCGACTCGGCGGGCCACGTCAACCCCACCACCGGCGGCGGCATCGCCGGCGCCGCCTACGCCGGGAAGTACGCGGGCGAACAGGCCGTCCGCGCCATCGGCGAGGGCGACGTGAGCGAGGCGGCCCTCTGGCACTACAACGAGCGCGTGATGGACCACTTCGGCGCCCGCTACGCCGGCCTCGACGTGTACAACATCCTCTCGACGGCCATCGACGTGAACGGCCTCACGGGACTGCTGGCCCGCCTGCCGGGCGAGAAACTCGCCGAGGCGCTCTACTCCGGGACCACCTCGTTCGGTCCGCGCCTCATCGCGCAGACCGCAAAGGAGTCCTACGGCTTCTGGGAGGAGATCTACCAGTTCTACCAGACGAAGAACGTCGCCGACGACCTGATGGGCCACTACAATCGCTACCCGCGCCGGCCGGGTGCGCTCGACGGCTGGCAGGCCGAACGCGACCGCCTGATGGAGGACGTGTACGCGGTCACCGGCGCCGACCCGAAGTACTGA
- a CDS encoding ABC transporter permease, giving the protein MNLRDSAERLVRASAFERFLISAAALFLSIAVGFVLILAAGRMTTCGTAATSFFGVGFCYDPITVYDRLFLGAFGNVFTDPLNGQFATTLSETTVLMFTGVAVAVAFRAGIFNIGTQGQLVVGALATAVAVLAASPLVSGLLGTLLLVPFGLLVGAVFGGAYGAIPGLLKAYADANEVITTIMLNFVATSVALFLVQDHFADPESAATQTVPLPDYAVFPSTVFRPRDDFSLLAFLFAVAVLVGIYVFLERTSFGYDLRTSGIQPEAAEYGGVDAPRTVVASMALSGALGGLGGAVYVLMILGNFQTGVPSYGFDGITVSILAGNNPLGVGFAALLFGVLKSGSIVVDVGTDVPPQLVGVLRGLIILFVAMPEFFRMIGRRVWTFEDDSGPQPVTDGGSGGERDE; this is encoded by the coding sequence GTGAATCTCCGAGACAGCGCGGAACGACTCGTCCGCGCCTCGGCGTTCGAACGGTTCCTCATCAGCGCCGCGGCGCTCTTCCTCTCTATCGCCGTCGGGTTCGTCCTCATCCTCGCCGCGGGGCGGATGACGACGTGCGGGACGGCAGCCACCTCCTTTTTCGGCGTCGGATTCTGTTACGATCCCATCACCGTCTACGACCGCCTGTTCCTCGGCGCGTTCGGCAACGTCTTCACCGACCCGCTGAACGGGCAGTTCGCGACGACGCTGTCGGAGACGACGGTGCTGATGTTCACCGGCGTCGCCGTCGCCGTCGCCTTCCGCGCGGGCATCTTCAACATCGGAACGCAGGGACAGCTCGTGGTCGGCGCGCTGGCGACGGCCGTCGCCGTGCTGGCCGCGTCACCGCTCGTCAGCGGTCTGCTCGGGACGCTGCTGCTCGTCCCGTTCGGCCTCCTCGTCGGCGCCGTCTTCGGCGGCGCCTACGGCGCGATTCCGGGGTTGTTGAAGGCCTACGCGGACGCGAACGAGGTCATCACGACCATCATGCTGAACTTCGTCGCCACCTCGGTGGCGCTGTTCCTCGTGCAGGACCACTTCGCGGACCCCGAGAGCGCCGCGACGCAGACGGTGCCGCTCCCGGACTACGCGGTGTTCCCGAGCACCGTGTTCAGACCACGCGACGACTTCTCGCTTCTCGCCTTCCTGTTCGCCGTCGCCGTCCTCGTGGGCATCTACGTCTTCCTCGAACGGACCTCCTTCGGCTACGACCTTCGGACGAGCGGCATTCAGCCCGAGGCCGCCGAGTACGGCGGTGTCGACGCGCCGCGCACCGTCGTCGCCAGCATGGCGCTGTCGGGTGCGCTGGGCGGCCTCGGCGGCGCGGTGTACGTGCTCATGATACTCGGAAACTTCCAGACCGGCGTCCCCTCGTACGGCTTCGACGGCATCACCGTCTCCATCCTCGCGGGGAACAACCCCCTCGGCGTCGGCTTCGCTGCGCTCCTGTTCGGCGTCCTCAAGAGCGGTTCCATCGTCGTCGACGTCGGCACGGACGTGCCGCCGCAACTGGTCGGCGTCCTCCGGGGTCTCATCATCCTGTTCGTCGCCATGCCGGAGTTCTTCCGGATGATCGGACGGCGCGTGTGGACGTTCGAGGACGACTCGGGTCCTCAACCGGTTACGGACGGCGGTTCGGGAGGTGAGCGCGATGAGTAA